In Glycine max cultivar Williams 82 chromosome 10, Glycine_max_v4.0, whole genome shotgun sequence, the DNA window gtgagatttttctttgaagccAAATCTTCTTGCCCAAACTTTAACATTTGATCGCTTATAAATTATCTAACAATTCATCACTTTAAGGTTAGAGCATGATATAGAcacaaataactaaaaatgatAGACAATAACTCTCAtgtttcaaaggaaaaaagggtGAGCCAATTGCGAAGTAGCCTTTAATTTTCCGATAAACGGTGAGCTATAATGTCCTTGCAATTGCAGTATGGTAATTgtgtattaaaacaaaatacacGGCAGAAATATATTTTCGTTATATTAAGGGATATAAATTGATTATGTATAACGAAAATATGTTTCCCTTATATATTTCTACCAATGGAAACCTATTTTTGGCAGGGGTATTTTggtaaaaatatcaaaagactAGAGGTGGACTTAGCGAAACAGTGTGGGAATATTAAGCCCTTCTTTGTTTGACATCTTGGGCTGCCGAAGCCTGATGCTGGTAATGGGTTCGTTTGGTCTAATTTTTGGAGCACACAAATATGAAAGTCGGTAAAACttaaaagtataataattaaagttggtatttcagaaaataatgactaattaatttttttacaaaattaaatttttcaaatgTTAACCTGCATAAATCATTTACAAGTGCCTGGATACTGTATATCAGTTCCAATATCTTCCCCTTTATGATAACTGAATAAATCGATGCTCATTTAGTTCAAATATATATGATACCTTCTACATTTAACTagatgaaattaaataatataatgtaaaataaattagtagACATTAACTGCAGTATATGTTTTAACATTAAAACAAGATTTtaaacatctatttttttaatacaaaagcAGACACCAACACGAATCTAGGATCCCACGGGTCAACATTACTTACTAGTTTACtctaaattcttttaaaacctgtttattcattaaaaaattaataatgtcaaATTTTCCTCCTTATTTAATTTGTTGTCGAAAAGTCAAGTCAATACTCTAAAATCttaaaagaatcaaattaagaatttatttgTTAAGATATCTAATgcatataaattagaataaaacatatttatttccGTATAATTTTAcactttctcaaaaaaaaaaaaagactaatctTGGAGTTATAGATTTGTCTCTCCAAGAAAGGCTTTTTATATGAATCGAACGGCatgcattttgttttgtttcaagAAAGGTCCCGTAAAATTTAGTAATTAAGAAATCGAAGAGCAACAAACAGCagagtgaagaaggaaggggttttgttttgttgttctcCATGTCCATGTTGTCGATGAAGGGCAAAAGGTTTGTATCAGTGCCTGTGTTGGCAGTGATTTTGTTAATGGTTTTTGTGTATTACTGTTCAATGTTCGTCTTCCTCCAAGATTGGCTCGGTTTGCAGAGTTCCCCTGGCACTTTGAATGCgttcctcttctctctctttgcctctctctccctcttctctttcttctccTGCGTTCTCACTGACCCTGGCCACGTCCCTTCTTCCTACGCCCCAGATGTTGAATTCTCCAAAGATGTAAGCTTTTCTCACATCTCCATCATGGGTCTGTCTGTGTGCTTGGGAAAGTGATCTGGGTCCTTAAGTGTGTAGTAGCTACTTGTGTCCCTTATGTGAATCAAAGTAGGAAATTGAACTGAGATTCTCTGAATCGTGGTTGTTATGTAAATTGTCAATGGATCAATGCTGCAGCCTGCAGATGTTTCATTTTAGCTGTTATGCATGGTTATTGAACAATTTATGGTGCTTAACTTATAGCTGTTTGCACTTTATATATGGATATATTTCTTGTTGGAGATCCTACAATGACAACTCTCACTTTATGAGCTACTTTTTGGGTCTGAGTTAGGCCCAAACTCAAATTCTGATATTTGTATGATTAGTTTCTCTGGCATttgctcccccccccccccccccccatcgtgaTTTTATGGCCAAGGATTTAAGTGTGTTGCTTTTACATTATCTGAGGTTTCTGATGTGTTTATGAGTTATGACAGATTAAGGTGTTGGTATTGTTATGTTTTCTTACTAGTGATCTGATTTGTTTGAACCGTTGCTGAGTTCCTTGATTAATTTTCTGCAGAATGCAGAACAGAAGAAATGTGACAAGTGCTTTGCATACAAGCCTCCCAGGACTCATCATTGTCGAGTTTGCAGAAGGTGTATTCTGAAAATGGTAGGTCAGTTGCATCTCGGCAATGGATGTTACTTTGAgcttcatttttgcatttgagtTCCTGAAGGATTTATTTTGACCTTTTTGTCTGGTTGCTGAATTTGATCTAGGATCATCACTGCTTGTGGATAAATAACTGTGTTGGCTATTGGAATTATAAGACATTCTTTGTTTTTGTATTCTATGCCACCATGGCAAGTATTTATTCTACGGTATGTTTCCAATCTGGCATCTACTGTTTCTGTACTGAACAGGATTCCTATTTGACATAAGCTTTTAAAATGTGCAGATCATATTTATGAGCTGTGTATTTCAGAAGTACTGGGATCCCATTAAAGGAAGTTCTCTTAAGACCTTTTTTGTAAGTTGCATGCTATTATTTACGGATGTTCTGATATGTGTGCAATAGATCTGTGCCCCTGTTAGACATAGAAGGAAATTGTAGGCCATATTATTTATTGTCTGTTGATacttcaaactctttcaaatcattttatacctttttaaTCATTAAGTTAATTTCAGCTGCTTGAATTTTTCATAGTTACTTGTATTCTATTCATGTTATTGCATGTCTCCTTCTAGTTTGTTCATTTGCAAATAATCCTAAATGTCATTGTCCTCCAATTATAAGCCGAGGCATTTTCTTAAGTTGAGTGAGAACCCTTATACCTTTCCTTCATTAGTTTGCTTCAATTACATTTTTACttcaaaatatttgatatatatgTTGTATGTTGCATAATGGGTTTTGTAGTagctacaacaacaacaacaattgatAGTGGACTAGGAAGCTACTAAGGGCCTATTatgtttgtgtaattttttgttggtttaATTGGGCCTTTATTGGGATTTTGTAATTGACATCGTAGTTTTATGTGTTTAGCTTGTTGGGCCCATGTGCCAAATGGACCTAGATGTTATTTAGgaatataaatatgatactCTAAACATTTTGTAAAGATAGATTTGGATGAAATTTGAGATTAGCCTTTGTGCTAAGTGAGAGTTCTCTCTTGGTTTTTGGATTGGAACCTTTTGATTCTTATCTCTTCAGTCTTGATATTTCTTCATCCTTTGGATTCCATTTATTGAGTTTTTTATGCTAAAATTTGTGATCCATGCCAAGGAAGGCAATAATTAAATAGGTCTATATTAGAAGCAAATGGGATGGGCCACAACTGAGAGATCCCAAATTGACCCAATAATTAATTAGAGAAGTTGTTAATCATTTAGTTACTATTTGTATTCTAACAGTTAGGGAAAAGGGGACTAGCTGAGATTGTTGGAGATAGAAGAGTATTTTCTGTATGAATTTCATTTGCACTGTGCCCAGTTTACACTCTGAGTCTAGTCTGGAATTCAGTTCTTCAATAAAGTAAGAtccattttttttggttaattctGCTGTGCCAGTGTAACAATCGGCATTTGAATTCTTAGATCTAGTGAGTGACACAAAATTCATTCAAGAAAAGGGTTGTGGGAGACCATAATATACAGTAGGTGTGACTGATAGAGATCGTGAAACCCATCTAGAGGGGGTGTGAGTGTGACAATAGGTAGAGGAGTTGCAGATATAGATGGATGCAACACAGGGAAAATCTCAAGACCATGGAGACAGTGGGTGCGGGACCTGATGGATCAATTGCCTGTCTGTTTGCGGAAGTTTATAGGGAGAAACTACTTGGATTTGTTGCCCATGGGAAATCTAGATTAGTTTGCTGCTTGTGTCGCTATGCTTTTTGTAGTGAGGCAAACCATTCCATATTCTATTGACACTCCTCCCAAGGTCAGGATATCTATGTAATTGTTTGAGTTGATGTCATTGTCATTCCATGCTGTGATGAGATGAGGCAGGAATCTATCAATTGAAACATCTTTGTTCATTTTCAGACTAAGGATTTGGGTCACCTTAAGTATTTTCTGGGTATTGAGATGGCTCAATCCGTGACTAGTGTTGCCATATCCTAGTGGGTATGCTCTGGTTTGTGGACTGTCCCATGGATCCAAATGGCAAGCTTCTGCAGGACAGAAGAGTCACTGCACATACTTCGTTCTAGTACTTTTaatttatgacaaatatgttctTTACTGTGATAGACAGTGAAACACATTAAACAAATGGTTTCTTGATAGACTCCTTTCTCTAACCACACTTATTTTTATCACTAGTAAATGATGAAGCAACATggttttattttccctctttaagttataattataaacttATAATTAGCAACATAGAGACAGAGGATGGGACTTTACATGGTTTTCTGTTGAGAAAACATACTTAAAACTTGGGTAACTCGTTCTTCTTTTATTAAtccttaattttcttaaatcatAAACTAACAATAAGATTTATGAATGGTTTTTAGGTCTTGTATGGAACAATGGTGGTGGGTTTGACCATAACCCTTTTGACTCTTTTTGGATGGCATGTCTACCTTATCCTTCATAACATGACAACCATAGAGGTGGGTTTCTAGTTGAATATACACCACTGAAATACTTTGTCTTTATTTATGTCTTGGAAGatttcattttgtcttttttttttcagtattATGAAGGAAAGCGTGCAAAATGGTTGGCTATGAAGTCTGGGCAAAGCTATCGGCATCCATTCAACATTGGCGCatacaaaaatattactttGGTCTCTCCCTATTTTGTGGTCTTTGCTGGCACTAATTTGCAGATATGTACTGATAGTGTTTCTTACCTAAGGATATGTTCGTCTGTCTCTTGACCAGGTTTTAGGTCCAAACATGCTGAAATGGTTATGTCCCACGGCAGTAAGCCATCTCAAGGACGGGGTTAGCTTCCCCACATTACGTGATAATTCTTAAACCTTTCTAGTCTGGCCAAGTCCTAAATCAACATCAGGCCATGCATGGATCTTGAAATGAAGAATTAAGAGCTCATTCATCTGAATTTAATATTcagaaaaaagattttaaagagAAAAGGCAATTGATCATTTAAGCAAACTTTGAGAAAGTAAAGCTTATGCAATGCGTTGATAGATAtctgtaccaaaaaaaattaatgtctgTCTTTCACCAGCTAGGGTTCATCATAGATTGTTGAAAATGGAAACTTTATTTAGAGCTTGTAAATCAGGTAACacaattttactttaattttattccTGACAATAGAATTCAGTCTTAGCACATATTTAGAATAATTGCAGGTATATCACAAAGGCCTTTTCATAGTGTTAATGGATTGTTTTAGATTTTTCATTTGCCATAATGGTAGTGGCATCTTTCCTGTTCATCTCGTTATCGAGAAATGacctttaattttcaatttcctGTGTATAAAATTGATGATTATATGACTTGTATGTATTTTCTGTTCATCTTATTGTATAATGACTTCTAAATATGCTTTCAAAATTAGTTCCATCAAAAGTCTAGCAAagacatttttcataaaataaattaaaaatgattttatttaaaaataaatagaattttaggaatattttatttattcatttgatagagaataaaattgagttcttttttataaaataataaatttagagTACCCTAGTTATTAATTGAGACATATTCTCTTAAATCTTTTTGTCATTCCCTCTCTCCcaaaattctttttttcccGCATATAATCAAATTcgtctcagtaaaactataaTCTTGGATTCATTAATCGTTGGATCtttgtgaaatttgagcaccaagTTCAAAACTCATTTTTGCACATCTTCATcattgggatttgcaaaataatgtctTGGGTGAGAGAAATGTTCCTCACAcataactttctttttctcgCATACATCAAAACCTGTTCTAATAAAACTACATTCCCGAACTTGTTAGCCGTTGAatcgttgtgaaatttgagcaACAGGTTCGGAACTCAATTTCGCACATCTCCACCGTtggaatttacaaaataatgtttGTGGAAAGAGAAATGTCCCTCGCACAGAGATAATGAAATGGAGGCTcaaatctctttttcttttctctaattCTTGGAAATCGAGCAACTAGAGGAAAAAcattgaggaatcttaggaaatCACTAGAGATGTCGTTATCATTGTCCAACTATACACGTGAGTCCACTTAGAGGTAAAGGATAAGTTTattgcaattggggttagaataaacatgtgtattgagatgttgtgtgtattgagttgtgagctatgaactgtagaatcacacaactgtaagaccccTTAAGGGTAACGAGTTAATGTATGACGAGTATTATGGTGGGATCCACTATGGGAACCCAACGAGTGTAATAACTTTGAgacgcgacgagttaaaattattttgagaacaattgaggagtcgtgtgttttgtacagttcaaagatagagtctacgtgctaaaatattttctaggttggacttgaatcaagagggagaggccttaacggactcttcagagtgtaggccttgggggtaaatacactctgtttgaatgttccttgaagcctatgttgatctcatatggttgaaGTGTTCTCGCAAAAtagagtgaccctgactggtctctttatgattttacctaatgagagtgacctgacttaccagTGTGTGATCTGTCTTGTCATTTACTCTTAGGCGCccaacgaggtttttcactgacatggtaccacattgtatataggattgagtcttagtatatttgttacataacgcttgtgtattggtcgatattgattgattgagTGATATTGTGCTTTGATTCTTGAGTacatgaatgatgtgaaaatgtgtaAAACGTGTAGTGTTGAGATGTGATGTTACACAATAAGTGCAGGAATGGCATGAGATGTGTTAAAGTAAGTTTCacttatatgatatgtatatctacatgTTGTCCCGCTTCCCTCTATTAGTTAAGaatatgataactcactccccgtgtattgtttgtgtttagattctgtgatgatctcgaaccttatGTCCATGGGAGTAGATGGTTAGGTGAATGACTatggagaacctcatgctagaggacgctGGAACACaatactctgataggatgtgacattgggacgTGAGTTTctgtattaattgcatgaagttctggatatgtaatttttatcattttgttttacaTGCTGAGTCTTACTTCATTCTTTGGAGTTTTGGATAACCTTATTTTGaactgaaataattttattatttagttgGACAAGTTCTATTATGACGTTAGAAAAGTGAATGCGAGTCTTTTACTCTtttgaaatgcttttatttaaatgtgttaattttgtatttttattttttttactattagtacatatatgtatagGGTAGATGGTGTCACTAAAAAGACAAATTAAATCCTCCCTCTCATGTGAAGAGAAGGAATTTGAGTGTGTCCCATTTATTTTGgatatttatccattttatagATATTCACTTTCATGTAATTagcttaataaaatcattagaTGAATGTTGTCATGagctttttacatttttttaaccaaattaCATCTACTTTCTTTTGGTTATGCTAAATATGAAGACTTTCCCTTTGATTTTGGAGATCTAATAAAGTCTCGTTTGTTAATAACTAAActaataaagtatatatatgaaaaaaacacACAATAGCATTATGTTCTCTTGGTTATTTTCATTGGCATTGATAGGTATAATGATTATATTCgacaaaattagttgaaagtgaaaaaaatggaccgaaaaaaaaattgaattaacttgttaaattataagtatataaattttaattttattttatggataaaaatatattttgaggtgttttaattaattttaaactcttgtaattttatttatagatgaattatttttattacattttttcatattatgtattctactattaattttatactatatattaaaatatttttaatcaagtttaaaataaagaaaaaaatacaattaattagatattatgttaattatcgtaattaaaattaattttctaatacaaagttatttaaaaagtagaaaaaataaaattaatctaagATTTATTATGATCAATTTCgtgaagtatatatataatgttaaaataataaattaaatagtataTTAGCTCAAATGAATAGTGTAATAAGAAAATGTACAGAAAGAATGagtgaaataaaaacaaaaaaataataaataaatagctgGTAATTGAaaactttatataa includes these proteins:
- the LOC100809998 gene encoding probable protein S-acyltransferase 15, coding for MSMLSMKGKRFVSVPVLAVILLMVFVYYCSMFVFLQDWLGLQSSPGTLNAFLFSLFASLSLFSFFSCVLTDPGHVPSSYAPDVEFSKDNAEQKKCDKCFAYKPPRTHHCRVCRRCILKMDHHCLWINNCVGYWNYKTFFVFVFYATMASIYSTIIFMSCVFQKYWDPIKGSSLKTFFVLYGTMVVGLTITLLTLFGWHVYLILHNMTTIEYYEGKRAKWLAMKSGQSYRHPFNIGAYKNITLVLGPNMLKWLCPTAVSHLKDGVSFPTLRDNS